A stretch of the Paramormyrops kingsleyae isolate MSU_618 chromosome 16, PKINGS_0.4, whole genome shotgun sequence genome encodes the following:
- the slc19a1 gene encoding reduced folate transporter → MVNTGVGGGDTEETHRDPSDHYREHGSTAAPAKAPHRQMWSVVFLCFYGFIVQLKPGEPFITPLLLSPEKNFTREQVTNEISPVLSYSYMAVLVPVFLLTDFLRYKPLLVLQSLSHVAIWLLLLHGTTLLQMQFMEFFYGITMATRVAYSSYIFSLVAPVLYQRVASYSRSSVLMGVFVSSVLGQLCLSLGGVSYAMLSTISLGFVSLGLLLSLCLPWPKRSLFFNRRQDERAEAAQCELVKMDPSGFPSSTVTSSWRSSLFLQMVKELRNVVRMPNLRLWSLWWVFNSAGYYLVLFYVHILWNKVYPSTENKHVYNGGVEAASTLLGAITSFAAGFVKIRWNLWSELMIGVITALQAGLLLLMGTTDSIWVCYVSYTLFKGLYQFLVPIATFQIASSLTKELCALVFGVNTFLGTILKTIITIIVVDKRGLGLSVHSQFSLYFFYFAVLTVIYLGSAATVLIRHCRVRSGNATSTETPAKELCPLGTCGSEPDQHPVNGVSVKR, encoded by the exons ATGGTTAACACGGGGGTAGGCGGGGGGGACACGGAGGAGACTCACCGAGACCCCAGCGATCACTACCGAGAGCATGGCTCCACAGCGGCGCCGGCCAAGGCGCCCCACAGGCAGATGTGGTCGGTCGTCTTCCTCTGCTTCTATGGCTTCATCGTCCAGCTGAAACCTGGAGAACCTTTCATCACACCTCTGCTGCTCAGCCCAGAGAAGAACTTCACAAGAGAGCAG GTGACTAATGAGATCAGTCCGGTTTTGTCCTACTCCTACATGGCGGTGCTGGTTCCCGTCTTCCTGCTGACGGACTTCTTGCGCTACAAGCCCCTGCTGGTGCTGCAGAGCCTCAGCCATGTTGCTATCtggctgctgctgcttcacgGCACCACGCTGCTGCAGATGCAGTTCATGGAGTTCTTCTACGGCATCACCATGGCAACGCGCGTGGCCTACTCCTCCTACATCTTCTCCCTGGTGGCTCCGGTGCTCTATCAGCGCGTGGCCAGCTACTCACGCTCCTCCGTGCTGATGGGCGTCTTCGTCAGCTCGGTGCTGGGCCAGCTGTGCCTCTCGTTGGGTGGCGTCTCTTATGCCATGCTCAGCACTATCTCGCTGGGCTTTGTCAGCCTGGGTCTCTTGCTTTCTCTCTGCCTGCCGTGGCCAAAACGCAGTCTGTTCTTCAACCGGAGGCAGGATGAGAGGGCCGAGGCCGCCCAATGTGAGCTCGTCAAGATGGATCCCAGTGGGTTTCCTTCCTCAACCGTCACCTCCTCCTGGCGGAGCTCCCTGTTTCTCCAGATGGTGAAGGAGCTGAGGAATGTGGTGCGGATGCCTAACCTCCGCCTCTGGAGCCTGTGGTGGGTGTTTAACTCTGCTGGATACTACCTGGTCCTCTTTTACGTGCACATCCTGTGGAACAAAGTGTACCCCTCCACTGAGAACAAGCACGTGTACAATGGGGGAGTGGAGGCAGCCTCTACTTTGCTTG GTGCCATCACTTCCTTTGCTGCTGGCTTTGTGAAGATCCGGTGGAACCTGTGGTCAGAGCTGATGATCGGTGTCATCACTGCCCTACAGGCTGGCTTGCTGCTTCTCATGGGTACCACTGACAGCATTTGGGTCTGCTATGTGTCCTACACCCTCTTCAAGGGACTCTATCAGTTCCTGGTGCCTATTGCCAC TTTCCAGATAGCCTCATCTCTCACGAAAGAGCTGTGTGCCTTGGTGTTTGGTGTGAACACCTTCCTCGGGACCATTCTGAAgaccatcatcaccatcatcgtAGTAGACAAGAGGGGACTGGGACTGTCTGTGCATTCCCAG TTTTCACTTTACTTTTTCTACTTCGCTGTGCTGACCGTCATCTATCTGGGCTCTGCGGCTACCGTCTTGATCAGACATTGTCGTGTGCGGAGTGGGAATGCGACCTCCACGGAGACACCAGCCAAAGAACTTTGCCCTTTAGGGACATGTGGCAGTGAACCAGATCAGCACCCGGTCAATGGGGTTAGTGTAAAGCGATGA